A DNA window from Limnochordia bacterium contains the following coding sequences:
- a CDS encoding FAD:protein FMN transferase, protein MVKSEFCKTADGYVEERFPAMGTKITQRIVGSQGLLQAGRSKIIELERLLSFYDPDSDLTQLNQSAGGDWLTLHPITCEVLREARDYCLWTEGAFDATIAPLVAAWGIGTSHPLIPDPKEIETLLPLVDGASIELSETEGRLPYVGQRIDLGGIAKGFAADYLSRFYQSSGTGSGLVNLGGNVLVWGAKSDGSPWRIGIQQPGRRRGVHMGYVELAGGCMASSGAYERNFRCRGRTYGHVLDPRTGYPVVHDLLGVTVVAKDGVCADALSTAIFVLGLKQGMQLVNKLESDAVIITRQGTVFVSMGLKDKFVSCSKEQVFYVGP, encoded by the coding sequence ATGGTGAAGAGCGAGTTTTGTAAAACAGCCGATGGGTACGTGGAAGAACGGTTTCCTGCCATGGGTACCAAAATCACGCAGAGAATCGTTGGTAGTCAAGGTCTGCTTCAGGCTGGCCGAAGCAAGATCATAGAATTGGAGAGACTTTTGAGCTTCTATGACCCGGACAGTGATCTTACCCAGCTTAATCAAAGCGCTGGTGGGGACTGGCTTACTTTGCATCCAATTACCTGTGAGGTTCTGCGGGAAGCCAGGGACTACTGTCTGTGGACTGAGGGAGCCTTCGATGCTACCATTGCTCCCTTGGTTGCTGCCTGGGGCATTGGCACTAGCCATCCGCTGATTCCGGACCCGAAGGAGATTGAGACTCTTTTGCCATTGGTCGATGGAGCTAGTATCGAACTTAGTGAGACCGAGGGACGCTTGCCCTATGTAGGTCAAAGGATTGACTTAGGAGGTATCGCTAAGGGTTTTGCTGCGGACTATTTGTCAAGATTCTACCAAAGCAGCGGTACTGGTAGTGGCCTGGTAAACCTAGGCGGAAATGTGCTGGTGTGGGGAGCAAAAAGCGACGGTAGTCCCTGGCGGATCGGAATCCAACAGCCCGGTCGCCGGCGTGGTGTGCATATGGGGTATGTGGAATTGGCAGGGGGGTGTATGGCCTCTTCCGGTGCTTACGAGCGCAACTTTCGCTGTCGGGGGAGGACTTACGGCCATGTGCTTGATCCAAGGACGGGATATCCCGTTGTACATGATCTCCTTGGTGTAACCGTAGTGGCTAAGGATGGGGTTTGCGCCGATGCCCTATCTACTGCAATATTTGTTCTCGGACTGAAGCAAGGGATGCAATTGGTAAACAAACTGGAATCAGATGCAGTCATAATAACCAGACAGGGGACCGTGTTCGTCTCCATGGGGCTAAAAGATAAATTTGTATCGTGTAGCAAAGAACAAGTATTTTACGTTGGTCCATGA
- a CDS encoding FMN-binding protein, protein MLGIVGGLVVLVVAGLLYLSRGLNQGASITIDEIDISSLPDGIYEGTYRAGRWTNTVEVDVADGRMTAIRVVKDVQFALAEVRKQTIDRVLEKQSPAVDAVSGATVTSKAYLKAVEKALATKD, encoded by the coding sequence GTGTTAGGTATCGTGGGTGGTTTGGTTGTCTTGGTGGTGGCGGGATTGTTATACCTATCCCGGGGTTTGAACCAGGGTGCAAGCATTACTATTGATGAGATTGATATCAGTTCTCTACCCGACGGTATATATGAAGGGACCTATCGAGCGGGGCGCTGGACGAACACCGTTGAGGTGGATGTTGCAGATGGTAGAATGACAGCCATACGCGTCGTGAAAGATGTGCAATTCGCCCTCGCTGAAGTCCGTAAACAGACCATTGATCGAGTACTAGAAAAGCAGTCACCGGCTGTGGATGCAGTCTCTGGCGCAACGGTTACCTCTAAGGCGTACTTGAAGGCGGTGGAAAAAGCCCTAGCAACAAAGGACTAA